From Hypanus sabinus isolate sHypSab1 unplaced genomic scaffold, sHypSab1.hap1 scaffold_340, whole genome shotgun sequence, one genomic window encodes:
- the LOC132388531 gene encoding stefin-3-like, whose protein sequence is MSSTVLKADDKVKDILTKVRPAVEKKCSQKATSFEPIEYRVSEVIGTMYLVKVDTGFTHNYLHVEIYDSPCGGPFLVAQAENNMRNDHLVPLVWRE, encoded by the exons ATGTCCAGCACAGTGCTGAAGGCTGATGATAAAGTGAAGGATATCCTCACAAAG GTGAGGCCTGCAGTGGAGAAGAAATGCAGTCAGAAAGCGACTAGCTTTGAGCCGATAGAGTATCGTGTGTCGGAGGTGATTGGCACCATGTATCTGGTCAAG GTCGATACTGGATTCACCCACAATTATCTCCACGTTGAAATCTACGACTCGCCTTGTGGTGGTCCGTTTCTGGTCGCGCAGGCGGAAAACAACATGAGGAACGATCACCTGGTTCCCCTCGTCTGGAGGGAGTGA